In Drosophila nasuta strain 15112-1781.00 chromosome 2R, ASM2355853v1, whole genome shotgun sequence, a single genomic region encodes these proteins:
- the LOC132784407 gene encoding DNA replication licensing factor Mcm2 translates to MDNPSSPPPNTPSDAAERRDLRAAMTSPVGDFEPFENEDEILGDQTVRDEEDEDGEELFGDNMENDYRAMPELDHYDPAMLDDEDFSEMSQGERFAAENEMRRRDRAAGIHRDDRDLGFGQSDDEDDVGPRAKRRAGEKAAVGEVEDAEMIESIENLEDTKGHSTKEWVSMLGPRTEIANRFQSFLRTFVDDRGAYTYRDRIRRMCEQNKSSFVVSYTDLANKEHVLAYFLPEAPFQMLEIFDKVAKDMVLSIFPTYERVTTEIHVRVSELPLIEELRTFRKLHLNQLVRTLGVVTATTGVLPQLSVIKYDCVKCGYVLGPFVQSQNTEVKPGSCPECQSTGPFSINMEQTLYRNYQKITLQESPGRIPAGRIPRSKDVILLADLCDQCKPGDELEVTGIYTNNYDGSLNTDQGFPVFATVIIANHVVVKDSKQVVQSLTDEDIATIQKLSKDPRIAERIVSSMAPSIYGHEYIKRALALALFGGESKNPGEKHKVRGDINMLICGDPGTAKSQFLKYTEKIAPRAVFTTGQGASAVGLTAYVRRNPVSKEWTLEAGALVLADQGVCLIDEFDKMNDQDRTSIHEAMEQQSISISKAGIVTSLQARCTVIAASNPIGGRYDPSMTFSENVNLSEPILSRFDILCVVKDEFDPMQDQQLAKFVVHSHMKHHPSEEEQPELEEPQLKTVDEIPQDLLRQYIVYAKENIRPKLTNIDEDKIAKMYSQLRQESFATGSLPITVRHIESVIRMAEAHARLHLRENVLEADVSMAIRMMLESFIEAQKFSVMKKMRNTFQKYLAFQKDHSELLFFILRQLTLDQLAYIRCKDGPSATNVEIMERDLIERAKQLDIVNLKPFYESELFRSNGFSYDPKRRTILQIVVDGAV, encoded by the exons atg GATAATCCCAGTTCACCTCCGCCAAATACGCCAAGCGATGCCGCAGAGCGTCGCGATTTGCGCGCTGCGATGACGTCGCCTGTAGGCGACTTTGAGCCTTTCGAGAATGAGGATGAAATCCTAGGGGATCAGACAGTGCGCGATGAGGAAGATGAGGATGGCGAGGAACTGTTTGGCGACAACATGGAGAACG ATTATCGCGCTATGCCTGAGCTGGATCACTATGATCCCGCCATGCTGGACGACGAGGACTTCTCGGAGATGTCGCAAGGAGAACGCTTCGCTGCCGAAAATGAAATGCGTCGTCGGGATCGCGCTGCTGGCATTCATCGTGATGATCGCGATCTGGGTTTCGGTCAATCCGACGACGAGGATGATGTGGGACCTCGTGCCAAGCGACGTGCTGGGGAAAAAGCCGCCGTTGGCGAAGTGGAAGATGCTGAGATGATTGAATCCATTGAGAACTTGGAAGACACCAAGGGACATTCCACAAAAGAATGGGTGAGCATGCTGGGACCACGCACCGAGATTGCCAATCGTTTCCAGTCATTCCTGCGCACCTTTGTCGACGATCGTGGCGCCTACACTTACCGCGATCGCATTCGCCGCATGTGCGAGCAAAACAAATCTTCCTTTGTGGTTTCGTACACTGATCTGGCCAATAAGGAGCATGTGTTGGCGTACTTCCTGCCCGAAGCTCCCTTTCAGATGCTGGAGATCTTCGATAAGGTGGCCAAGGACATGGTGTTGTCCATCTTTCCCACCTACGAGCGTGTGACAACCGAGATTCATGTTCGTGTCTCTGAACTTCCGCTCATTGAAGAGTTGCGCACCTTCCGGAAACTGCATCTCAATCAGTTGGTGCGCACGCTGGGCGTGGTCACAGCTACCACTGGAGTGTTGCCCCAGCTGTCGGTCATCAAGTACGATTGCGTCAAGTGTGGATATGTTCTTGGACCCTTTGTCCAATCACAGAACACGGAGGTTAAGCCCGGCTCATGTCCTGAGTGCCAGAGCACTGGACCCTTCTCGATCAATATGGAGCAGACGTTGTATCGCAACTACCAGAAGATTACGCTGCAAGAGTCACCAGGACGCATTCCAGCTGGTCGCATACCACGCAGCAAGGATGTCATTCTCCTTGCCGATCTCTGCGATCAATGCAAACCGGGCGATGAACTGGAAGTCACCGGCATCTATACAAATAACTATGATGGCTCGCTAAATACTGATCAAGGATTCCCAGTGTTTGCCACAGTGATCATAGCCAATCATGTGGTGGTCAAGGACTCCAAGCAAGTGGTGCAATCGCTCACGGATGAGGATATTGCCACCATTCAAAAACTGAGCAAAGATCCGCGCATTGCCGAGCGTATTGTTTCCTCGATGGCGCCTTCCATCTATGGCCATGAGTACATCAAGCGTGCTTTGGCCTTGGCACTCTTTGGCGGCGAGTCCAAGAATCCCGGTGAGAAGCACAAGGTGCGTGGCGACATCAACATGCTGATTTGCGGTGATCCCGGCACAGCAAAGTCACAGTTTCTCAAGTACACCGAGAAGATTGCACCACGCGCTGTCTTCACCACGGGGCAGGGAGCAAGTGCTGTGGGTTTGACGGCTTATGTGCGTCGTAATCCCGTGTCCAAGGAATGGACGCTAGAGGCGGGTGCTTTGGTGCTGGCGGATCAGGGAGTTTGCCTCATCGATGAGTTTGATAAGATGAACGATCAGGATCGTACTTCGATACACGAGGCCATGGAACAGCAATCGATATCCATTTCCAAAGCAGGCATTGTCACTTCTCTGCAAGCACGTTGCACGGTCATTGCTGCCTCCAATCCTATTGGTGGTCGTTATGATCCCTCGATGACGTTCTCGGAGAATGTGAATCTGTCGGAGCCAATTCTATCGCGTTTCGACATTCTTTGTGTGGTCAAGGATGAATTTGATCCCATGCAGGATCAGCAGCTGGCCAAGTTTGTGGTGCACTCGCATATGAAGCATCATCCCAGCGAGGAGGAGCAGCCAGAGCTGGAGGAACCACAGCTGAAGACGGTGGATGAAATTCCACAGGATTTGCTGCGTCAATACATTGTCTATGCCAAGGAGAATATTCGTCCCAAGTTGACA AACATTGATGAGGACAAGATTGCCAAGATGTACTCGCAGTTGCGTCAGGAATCGTTTGCCACCGGCTCGCTGCCCATCACGGTGCGTCACATCGAGAGCGTTATTCGCATGGCGGAGGCACATGCTCGTCTCCATCTGCGAGAGAATGTGCTGGAGGCGGACGTCAGCATGGCCATTCGCATGATGCTGGAGAGCTTCATTGAGGCACAAAAGTTCAGTGTGATGAAGAAGATGCGCAACACATTCCAAAAGTACTTGGCCTTCCAGAAGGATCATTCCGAGCTGCTGTTCTTCATTCTGCGTCAACTCACGCTCGATCAATTGGCCTACATTCGCTGCAAGGATGGACCCAGCGCCACCAATGTGGAGATTATGGAACGCGATCTTATTGAGCGTGCCAAACAGCTGGATATTGTGAATTTGAAACCCTTCTACGAATCCGAATTGTTCCGCAGCAATGGTTTCTCTTACGATCCCAAGCGACGCACAATTCTACAGATTGTTGTCGATGGCGCTgtttaa
- the LOC132784409 gene encoding tRNA (cytidine(32)-2'-O)-methyltransferase yields the protein MGKTSKDKRDVYYRLAKEEGWRARSAFKLLHIEQAFGIFDGVQRAVDLCAAPGSWSQVLAKKLLRSSLTDDEKLAVKIIAVDLQAMAPLPGVVQIQGDITKESTAEAIIGHFSSDAQQKAQLVVCDGAPDVTGVHEMDEYMQNQLIVSALSIATFVLEPGGKFVAKIFKGNDNCLLESQMRTFFTNFCIFKPPSSRPSSIEAFVVCSGFRLPTGYIPQIINPARDDIRALSLKTGSETNRRLVPFIACGDLNGSLGDDVVGLMDDITLEDVEMAYDSFMKSDSTDDLKDVLNDVFQQEITLRKKQLSQ from the exons ATGGGTAAAACATCAAAAGACAAACGTGATGTATATTATCGCCTAGCCAAGGAGGAAGGTTGGCGAGCACGCAGCGCTTTCAAATTGCTGCATATCGAACAGGCTTTCGGCATATTCGATG GTGTTCAACGTGCTGTGGATTTATGTGCTGCCCCTGGCAGTTGGTCACAGGTGTTGGCGAAGAAGCTTTTACGTAGTAGCCTCACCGATGACGAGAAACTTGCGGTGAAAATCATTGCCGTCGATCTGCAAGCGATGGCACCGCTCCCGGGCGTTGTGCAAATCCAGGGTGACATCACTAAGGAGAGCACTGCGGAGGCTATCATTGGCCACTTCAGCAGCGATGCACAGCAAAAGGCACAGCTGGTGGTGTGCGATGGAGCACCTGATGTTACAGGAGTCCATGAGATGGATGAATATATGCAGAACCAGTTGATTGTCTCCGCCTTGAGCATTGCCACTTTTGTATTGGAGCCGGGTGGCAAATTTGTGGCCAAGATATTCAAGGGCAACGACAATTGCTTGCTCGAATCCCAAATGCGCACATTCTTCACCAATTTCTGCATCTTTAAACCGCCCAGTTCGCGTCCGTCGAGCATTGAAGCATTTGTGGTTTGCAGTGGCTTCCGTTTGCCCACTGGTTACATTCCCCAGATCATTAATCCCGCCCGGGATGATATTAGAGCTTTGTCACTGAAGACCGGTTCGGAAACCAATCGCAGACTGGTGCCATTTATTGCTTGTGGGGATTTGAATGGATCACTCGGTGATGATGTAGTGGGGTTGATGGATGATATAACCTTGGAAGATGTAGAAATGGCTTATGATAGCTTCATGAAATCAGATTCAACAGATGACTTAAAGGATGTGCTAAACGATGTTTTTCAGCAAGAGATTACTCTGCGAAAGAAACAACTTtctcaataa
- the LOC132784410 gene encoding ER membrane protein complex subunit 10, whose translation MWTKPSYALIVLLSCILSGSWGFLEHDSWISIDLHHSLSPSRPEYFSHRGNISIPSLNAGLSTVLQNELSESELEELKTLSQQNGFYRLKATVTYPNGNTQRFLTSSKACSLLASQLNDVLWISLDAYGFVTGITAAQDPTPNGSGCSSEELAQIKEKRFRSDVIIRHAELAPVPDTGSFIQKYEREREARERGEVRDNRGFFAKYWMYIVPVVLLVFISGATNQDAAK comes from the coding sequence ATGTGGACAAAACCGAGTTATGCGTTAATTGTGCTGTTGAGCTGTATTTTATCCGGTTCTTGGGGCTTTTTGGAGCACGACAGCTGGATCAGCATTGATTTGCACCATTCGCTGTCTCCCTCGAGGCCTGAATACTTCTCGCATCGCGGCAACATCTCCATACCCAGTCTAAATGCTGGACTTTCAACTGTGCTTCAAAATGAGCTGAGCGAAAGCGAGCTGGAGGAGCTGAAAACGCTGAGCCAGCAGAATGGTTTCTATCGCTTGAAGGCAACGGTCACCTATCCCAATGGCAACACCCAACGCTTTTTGACCTCCAGCAAAGCTTGCAGTCTGCTCGCTTCCCAGCTCAATGATGTGCTCTGGATCTCGTTGGATGCCTATGGTTTTGTCACCGGAATTACAGCTGCCCAAGACCCAACACCCAATGGTTCAGGTTGCTCATCTGAAGAATTGGCACAAATCAAGGAGAAACGTTTCCGATCTGATGTTATCATTAGACACGCTGAGTTGGCTCCAGTACCCGATACCGGCAGTTTTATTCAGAAATACGAGAGGGAGCGTGAGGCCCGGGAACGTGGCGAAGTTCGTGATAATCGCGGCTTCTTCGCCAAGTATTGGATGTATATTGTGCCCGTAGTGCTGTTGGTCTTCATCTCGGGTGCCACAAATCAAGATGCCGccaaataa
- the LOC132784408 gene encoding probable ATP-dependent RNA helicase DDX55 homolog has translation MSRKTWNSLDKPPLSEPVLEVVQSFGFELMTPVQTAAIPLLLARKDVSAEAVTGSGKTLAFLVPLLEILQRRHKETPWGAKEIGALIISPTRELARQISEVLAQFLEHEELEHLNQQLIVGGNSIEEDIANIRQQTPCILVCTPGRLEDLFQRKGDDLNLAARVKSLEFLVLDEADRLLDLGFKTSVNNILGYLPRQRRTGLFSATQTTEVTDLIRAGLRNPVLVSVKEKASVNTPARLQNFYKIVEPENKFLTLLQFLRSSTSSAGKVMVFFPTCACVEYWAEVLPPLLPGRYVLGIHGKMKSKRANVVERFRNTAQSVLLCTDVLARGLDVPEIEWVVQWDPPSNASSFVHRVGRTARQGNEGNALVFLLPSEDAYVKFLKLNQKVELSELEEDCGDVSTTLLQSTVEQLHQLQAADKGIYDKGMRAFVSHVRAYTKHECSAILRLKDLDLGKMATAYGLLQLPRMPELKNYQGDGFIAPSFEVDLTKMSYKNVQKEQVRKQKLQTYEETGAWPGKQKPHMKRTESWDQTKKAKLDAKSKKELRKAKKERKRKAEAGEAGNKRKRKQQFTQEDLDELATDIRLFKRLKKKKITEDDYNKAMGIEDDDD, from the coding sequence ATGTCACGCAAAACATGGAACTCGCTGGACAAACCGCCGCTCTCCGAGCCCGTGCTCGAAGTGGTACAAAGCTTTGGCTTCGAGCTGATGACTCCAGTGCAAACAGCGGCTATTCCACTGCTGTTGGCACGCAAAGATGTCTCCGCTGAGGCTGTGACAGGCAGCGGTAAAACGTTGGCGTTTCTTGTTCCCCTGCTGGAGATACTGCAGCGACGACACAAGGAGACTCCGTGGGGTGCCAAGGAGATCGGTGCACTCATCATCTCGCCTACTCGTGAATTGGCACGTCAAATATCCGAAGTACTCGCACAATTTCTAGAACACGAAGAGCTGGAGCACTTGAATCAACAGCTGATTGTGGGAGGCAACAGCATCGAAGAGGACATAGCCAACATAAGGCAACAGACGCCCTGCATATTGGTGTGCACACCCGGACGCCTCGAGGATCTGTTTCAGCGCAAGGGTGACGACTTAAATTTGGCAGCACGCGTCAAAAGTCTTGAGTTCCTGGTGCTGGACGAGGCGGATCGTTTGCTCGACTTAGGCTTCAAGACGAGCGTCAACAATATACTTGGCTATCTGCCACGTCAGCGGCGCACCGGACTCTTCTCGGCGACACAGACCACCGAGGTCACGGACTTGATACGCGCTGGCCTGCGTAATCCTGTCTTGGTTTCAGTTAAGGAGAAGGCTTCAGTGAATACGCCAGCACGTCTGCAAAACTTTTACAAAATCGTGGAGCCGGAGAACAAGTTTCTGACGCTGTTGCAGTTCCTCCGCTCGTCCACCTCCAGCGCCGGCAAAGTGATGGTCTTCTTTCCCACCTGTGCCTGTGTGGAATACTGGGCCGAAGTGTTGCCGCCATTGCTGCCAGGTCGTTATGTGCTCGGTATCCACGGCAAGATGAAGAGCAAGCGTGCCAATGTTGTAGAACGTTTTCGGAACACAGCGCAATCGGTGCTGCTCTGCACAGATGTTCTGGCACGTGGTCTGGATGTGCCGGAGATTGAATGGGTAGTGCAATGGGATCCGCCATCGAATGCCTCAAGTTTTGTGCATCGCGTGGGGCGCACTGCGCGGCAGGGTAACGAAGGCAATGCGCTGGTTTTCCTGCTGCCCAGCGAGGATGCGTATGTCAAGTTCCTCAAGCTCAATCAAAAGGTGGAGCTGAGTGAGTTGGAAGAGGATTGTGGCGACGTCTCAACCACATTGCTGCAGTCCACCGTGGAGCAGTTGCATCAATTGCAGGCAGCTGACAAGGGCATCTATGACAAAGGTATGCGAGCCTTTGTTTCCCATGTTCGTGCTTATACCAAACACGAGTGCAGTGCTATTTTGCGACTCAAAGATCTGGATCTGGGCAAGATGGCAACGGCCTATGGTCTGTTGCAACTACCACGCATGCCTGAGCTGAAGAATTATCAAGGAGACGGCTTTATAGCACCTAGCTTTGAAGTAGATCTCACCAAGATGTCGTACAAGAATGTGCAGAAGGAGCAGGTGCGCAAACAGAAGCTGCAGACGTATGAGGAGACGGGCGCTTGGCCAGGAAAGCAGAAGCCACACATGAAGCGCACCGAGTCGTGGGATCAAACAAAGAAGGCCAAACTAGATGCGAAGTCCAAGAAGGAATTGCGCAAGGCCAAGAAGGAGCGCAAGCGCAAAGCAGAGGCAGGTGAAGCGGGCAACAAACGCAAGCGGAAACAGCAATTCACACAGGAGGATCTGGATGAGTTGGCCACGGATATACGGCTCTTTAAGCGGCTCAAGAAGAAAAAGATCACCGAGGATGATTACAACAAGGCAATGGGAAttgaggatgatgatgactaA